A region from the Leopardus geoffroyi isolate Oge1 chromosome C2, O.geoffroyi_Oge1_pat1.0, whole genome shotgun sequence genome encodes:
- the LOC123576013 gene encoding keratin-associated protein 8-1, whose product MHCNTFSGAVFPGCYWGSCGYPLGYSVGCGYGSTYSPVGYGFGYGYNGCGAFGFRRYWPFDLY is encoded by the coding sequence ATGCACTGCAACACCTTCTCCGGGGCCGTCTTCCCAGGGTGCTACTGGGGCAGCTGCGGCTACCCCCTGGGGTACAGCGTGGGCTGTGGCTACGGCAGCACCTACTCCCCCGTGGGCTATGGCTTCGGTTATGGCTACAACGGCTGTGGGGCCTTCGGCTTCAGAAGATACTGGCCATTTGATCTCTACTGA